The proteins below come from a single Miscanthus floridulus cultivar M001 chromosome 1, ASM1932011v1, whole genome shotgun sequence genomic window:
- the LOC136494913 gene encoding acidic leucine-rich nuclear phosphoprotein 32-related protein 2-like → MGTAAPAMMPMEDLEAAIAELPAKKDALREAFDSLAACSPYPLPFTWEDLDAHVSSVQSSISRRFRQLRALEAARPGSTSKNKEGANEVEEEEVEEEEEEVVVEEEEEEEVEEEEEEEVVEEEEEEEEVEEEEEEEEEEKEKEIEEEEEENDKQMKEADDNIGNQAKEDKEGCEDNKRKRDADEEAVRRTTL, encoded by the coding sequence ATGGGGACGGCGGCGCCGGCGATGATGCCGATGGAGGACCTTGAGGCGGCCatcgccgagctccctgccaagAAGGACGCCCTGCGCGAGGCCTTCGATAGCCTCGCCGCCTGCTCGCCCTACCCGCTCCCCTTCACGTGGGAGGACCTCGACGCGCACGTCTCCTCCGTCCAATCCTCCATCTCGCGCCGGTTCCGCCAGCTCCGGGCGCTCGAGGCCGCGCGCCCAGGCAGCACTAGTAAGAATAAGGAAGGGGCTAACGAGgtggaagaagaagaggtggaggaagaagaggaggaggtggtggtggaggaagaagaagaagaagaggtggaggaagaagaggaagaggaggtggtggaggaagaagaagaggaagaggaggtggaggaggaagaggaggaggaggaggaggagaaggagaaggagatagaagaggaggaggaagagaacgACAAGCAGATGAAGGAGGCCGACGACAACATTGGCAATCAAGCCAAGGAAGATAAAGAGGGCTGTGAGGATAACAAGCGCAAGCGGGATGCCGACGAAGAGGCGGTCAGAAGAACAACACTGTGA